One Nitrospinota bacterium genomic region harbors:
- a CDS encoding cytochrome ubiquinol oxidase subunit I — MGKSKIFHKFFYRVRLETLAVLFVLSIAGLAVSGPFSDNLATPVYASEEADAGAGADAATAEGEAEAEDDTVWKPMAAPILEAKDYPVVKGWNNRISVWIVAQLHLFFAAFVLGVPIFVWVIEFIGVTTKDKRYDNMAHEFMKVAMTGFSLTASFGGVLALMLFSFYPDFMEYMTSIFGKVMIWYGLMFFAESFFVYTYYYGWDSMQDEKGKKIHLVLGLFLNLSGMTLMVMSNSWASFMMAPSGIEADGTFQGDVWAVITGHLWNPLNLHRFIANIAYGGSLTAAYAAYKYIATNNQEERAHYDWMGYTSFIIAIIGLLPLPFAGYWLTKEVYDYSQQMGITLMGGVFAWLFIIQAVLIGAIFLSANYYLWCSLCRSSGSHRYTKLIQPLGLIIVFSFLIWFTPHTLVMTSTELSQIGGAHHPVLGPLGVMAAKNGAVNLLILATFVSFQIFRRSNIKVVGDDYWAKNGTAIQIGLYIAGAGNVLILSVYSYFIPAATRIGLSIPQVVTTLIVVIVAMIIDGKMFKKTEDVGEVRWGTMPIRSQYALFMLAASFTWLMGLMGYCRSAIRQHWHVYTIFRDNSPDAFTPTLPYAAGMVTVICCIFIALVLFMFWMPILASKKGGAKHG, encoded by the coding sequence GTGGGGAAGAGCAAAATATTTCACAAGTTTTTTTATCGGGTTCGTCTGGAAACCCTTGCCGTCCTTTTCGTGCTGTCCATAGCCGGATTGGCCGTATCGGGTCCATTTAGCGATAACTTGGCAACACCGGTTTACGCCAGCGAAGAGGCTGACGCGGGAGCCGGAGCGGATGCCGCAACAGCTGAGGGCGAGGCCGAAGCAGAGGATGACACAGTCTGGAAGCCGATGGCTGCTCCAATACTTGAAGCGAAGGATTATCCGGTAGTCAAGGGATGGAACAACCGCATTAGCGTCTGGATAGTCGCGCAACTTCATCTCTTTTTTGCCGCCTTTGTTCTTGGCGTTCCGATTTTCGTGTGGGTTATCGAATTTATCGGAGTTACCACCAAGGATAAGCGGTACGACAACATGGCTCACGAGTTCATGAAGGTCGCAATGACGGGGTTCTCCCTGACGGCGAGCTTCGGCGGTGTTCTCGCGCTGATGCTTTTCAGCTTCTACCCTGATTTCATGGAATACATGACAAGCATATTCGGCAAGGTAATGATCTGGTACGGCCTTATGTTCTTTGCCGAGAGCTTCTTCGTTTATACCTACTATTACGGCTGGGATTCGATGCAGGACGAGAAGGGGAAAAAGATCCACCTCGTGCTTGGCCTTTTCCTTAATCTCTCAGGTATGACCCTTATGGTTATGTCCAATTCATGGGCTTCCTTCATGATGGCTCCGTCCGGAATTGAAGCCGACGGCACCTTCCAGGGGGATGTGTGGGCAGTAATAACAGGACATCTCTGGAATCCGCTCAACCTTCACCGCTTCATCGCGAATATCGCTTACGGCGGTTCGCTTACGGCGGCGTACGCGGCATACAAGTATATTGCTACCAACAACCAGGAAGAGCGGGCGCATTATGACTGGATGGGCTACACCTCCTTCATTATCGCCATCATCGGGCTGCTTCCGCTCCCTTTCGCAGGCTACTGGCTTACGAAAGAGGTTTACGATTACTCTCAGCAGATGGGTATCACCCTGATGGGGGGCGTGTTCGCATGGCTCTTCATTATCCAGGCGGTTCTTATCGGCGCCATATTCCTGTCGGCAAACTACTACCTCTGGTGTAGCCTTTGCAGATCAAGCGGCTCACACAGGTATACAAAGCTTATACAGCCGCTTGGTTTAATAATCGTATTCTCATTCCTGATCTGGTTTACGCCGCATACACTGGTTATGACCTCTACAGAACTGAGCCAGATAGGCGGTGCGCATCACCCGGTACTTGGACCTCTTGGAGTTATGGCCGCGAAGAACGGAGCGGTTAACCTCCTTATTCTGGCGACTTTCGTAAGTTTCCAGATATTCAGAAGGAGTAACATCAAGGTAGTCGGGGACGACTACTGGGCGAAGAACGGAACCGCGATTCAGATAGGGCTTTACATCGCCGGCGCCGGAAATGTTCTCATACTGAGTGTTTACAGCTACTTTATTCCAGCCGCTACCCGTATCGGTCTTTCGATACCGCAGGTAGTTACAACTCTTATAGTCGTCATTGTGGCGATGATAATTGACGGCAAGATGTTCAAAAAGACTGAAGATGTAGGAGAGGTTAGATGGGGCACAATGCCAATCCGCTCCCAATATGCGCTCTTCATGCTGGCGGCATCCTTCACATGGCTGATGGGCCTGATGGGATATTGCCGGTCGGCTATTCGCCAACACTGGCACGTGTACACGATATTCAGGGATAACTCCCCGGATGCGTTTACCCCTACTCTGCCTTACGCGGCAGGTATGGTTACCGTAATATGCTGCATATTTATAGCATTGGTACTCTTTATGTTCTGGATGCCTATCCTTGCTTCGAAGAAAGGAGGGGCAAAACATGGTTAA
- a CDS encoding cytochrome C: MVNILKIVAFMVAVMVAFSGYTTYGIPLIIPAPPPVEEKISGDMTMDQFIALGEKIYNGKGTCTLCHNSLGRAPLLEPVGSVATERMADPNYKGKSKTVEEYLRESFVDPSAYVVPGFGKKGTNDTVSPMPDVSKGAISLSNVEMDAVIGYLQSIAGVEVTVKLPTGEDTAAAGGEDEGGGEIKLAANAKEAFSKFGCDACHMGPGIAEGGDMGPDLSTMGKSAGTRKKGMSAEQFIIESIIDPNAVIADGFDGEMMPDDFGDQMTVTELNMMVNAILGKK; the protein is encoded by the coding sequence ATGGTTAATATACTTAAGATCGTAGCGTTCATGGTAGCGGTAATGGTCGCTTTCTCCGGGTACACAACCTATGGAATACCATTGATCATTCCCGCTCCACCTCCAGTAGAGGAGAAGATAAGCGGCGATATGACGATGGATCAGTTCATAGCTCTTGGCGAAAAGATCTATAACGGAAAAGGCACATGCACACTCTGCCACAACTCGCTCGGCAGGGCGCCGTTGCTCGAGCCGGTAGGAAGCGTTGCTACTGAGAGAATGGCGGATCCCAATTACAAGGGTAAGTCGAAGACCGTTGAGGAATATCTGCGTGAGTCGTTTGTTGATCCTTCCGCGTATGTCGTACCGGGATTTGGTAAAAAAGGGACGAACGATACGGTAAGCCCGATGCCGGACGTAAGCAAGGGCGCTATCAGTCTTTCCAATGTTGAAATGGACGCTGTCATCGGATACCTGCAGTCTATTGCCGGGGTTGAAGTAACCGTCAAGCTCCCGACAGGAGAAGACACAGCTGCAGCCGGTGGCGAGGATGAAGGTGGCGGTGAGATCAAACTCGCGGCCAATGCCAAGGAGGCATTCTCCAAGTTCGGTTGTGATGCCTGCCACATGGGGCCTGGAATAGCAGAAGGTGGCGACATGGGTCCTGACCTCTCAACGATGGGTAAGTCGGCAGGCACAAGGAAGAAGGGGATGTCAGCCGAGCAGTTCATCATCGAATCGATCATCGATCCCAATGCGGTTATTGCCGACGGGTTTGATGGAGAAATGATGCCCGACGATTTCGGGGACCAGATGACGGTCACGGAGCTTAACATGATGGTCAATGCCATACTGGGCAAGAAATAG
- a CDS encoding c-type cytochrome: MKFVKPLIVIVVCYLLLKIGIPFIGSILHPGTWPVVPTSVMKMFMFFVVTGTLLMYSFDEEGYAAFADPIQDLYSNPEKTNAKYAVIAIIGIFGAYITYQYVKPTFDAPVELRSVHPAPPANAKAWGKSYALQTLKNPLRGDKENFAKNIEAGGVVYYQNCYYCHGDRMLGKGPFFSGFNPLPANFVDIGTIAQLTESFVFWRIATGGPGLPSEGAPWISAMPIWHDLLSEEEVWQVIMFIYDYTGHNPRVTTAVAEHK; the protein is encoded by the coding sequence ATGAAATTTGTTAAGCCTTTGATTGTAATTGTTGTCTGTTACTTGTTACTGAAAATAGGAATCCCGTTTATAGGTTCAATCCTTCATCCGGGAACATGGCCTGTGGTGCCGACCAGTGTCATGAAGATGTTCATGTTCTTCGTGGTTACCGGTACCCTCCTGATGTACAGTTTTGATGAGGAGGGTTACGCGGCCTTTGCAGATCCGATCCAGGATCTCTACTCGAATCCTGAAAAAACGAACGCAAAGTATGCCGTTATAGCAATAATCGGCATATTCGGCGCATACATCACTTACCAGTATGTAAAGCCGACGTTCGATGCTCCAGTTGAGCTTCGCTCCGTTCACCCCGCGCCTCCAGCTAACGCTAAGGCCTGGGGCAAGAGCTATGCTCTCCAGACTCTCAAAAATCCGTTAAGAGGGGATAAGGAGAATTTTGCCAAGAATATTGAAGCTGGCGGAGTAGTTTACTACCAGAACTGCTACTATTGCCACGGTGACAGGATGCTTGGGAAAGGGCCCTTTTTCTCAGGGTTCAATCCACTGCCGGCAAATTTTGTCGACATTGGTACGATCGCTCAGCTCACGGAATCTTTCGTGTTCTGGCGAATTGCCACGGGTGGACCTGGCCTCCCTTCCGAGGGTGCGCCTTGGATATCGGCTATGCCGATATGGCATGATCTCCTGAGCGAAGAGGAAGTTTGGCAGGTTATTATGTTCATTTACGATTATACTGGTCACAATCCGCGCGTTACCACAGCAGTTGCGGAACATAAATGA
- a CDS encoding c-type cytochrome produces the protein MRLKEVVLFLAAFMYFAASSASAAPGNAENGKTIYMKKCWWCHGKEGEADGPGAEFMIPPPRDFSLGMYKYKTSTVDRVVVRDEDIFDMITYGMPGTSMPSWKEVLNDQERWDLVAFVKSLTDMFEGADNPPALDLSKKVSSSADSIEKGKKAYDDAKCWECHGKEGKGDLMKKLKEDSGSRVWPRNLAKPWTFRVSNNPEDIYARVTNGIPGTPMTSFAAETTGNGKLSEEDRWHVSNYVASLADPNRATKQGQIVVKAIQTEALPADENDPAWEGFEGTAYFLVPQIIAAERFFIPSNDLVIVKAAFTENEIAFLLEIDDRTKSVPGNSDAAAIAWGNLTPDALAIQTPVVIPDSAEKPYFGHGDASHPVSMLYWNSGSTESGQIAKMMTTTGLGKMEASDVAAAGFTATSTYNAGTWKVMMKRSLATNNPEKDTQFVAGKYIPIAFANWDGSNGEAGSKHTMTTWYWLLLKPQTGSSVVLLPLAVLLVLVGGQVWISGRMKNKA, from the coding sequence ATGAGATTAAAGGAAGTCGTTTTATTTCTTGCGGCATTCATGTATTTTGCCGCGTCTTCCGCCTCTGCCGCTCCGGGTAACGCAGAAAACGGCAAGACGATATACATGAAGAAATGCTGGTGGTGCCATGGAAAAGAGGGCGAGGCCGACGGTCCAGGCGCGGAATTCATGATTCCGCCACCGCGTGATTTCAGCCTTGGAATGTACAAGTACAAGACAAGCACCGTAGACAGGGTAGTGGTCAGGGACGAAGATATCTTCGATATGATCACATACGGTATGCCTGGCACATCGATGCCGTCATGGAAAGAAGTTCTGAACGATCAGGAGAGGTGGGACCTCGTTGCGTTCGTCAAGTCGCTTACCGACATGTTCGAAGGCGCGGATAATCCCCCAGCACTCGACCTGAGCAAGAAAGTATCAAGCTCGGCAGACAGCATCGAAAAAGGGAAGAAGGCCTACGATGATGCGAAATGCTGGGAGTGTCACGGTAAAGAGGGAAAAGGCGACCTCATGAAAAAGCTGAAAGAGGATTCCGGTTCGCGCGTATGGCCTAGGAACTTAGCAAAACCTTGGACATTCCGCGTTAGCAACAATCCCGAGGATATATACGCCAGAGTGACGAACGGTATTCCGGGTACGCCGATGACATCCTTTGCCGCAGAGACAACCGGAAACGGAAAGCTCTCGGAAGAGGACAGGTGGCACGTCTCCAACTACGTCGCTTCGCTTGCGGACCCGAACAGGGCTACAAAGCAGGGGCAGATAGTTGTAAAGGCTATCCAGACAGAAGCTCTCCCTGCGGATGAGAATGATCCGGCATGGGAAGGCTTTGAAGGGACCGCTTATTTCCTCGTTCCGCAGATAATCGCTGCAGAGAGGTTCTTCATTCCTTCGAACGACCTCGTGATCGTAAAAGCCGCGTTTACCGAAAACGAGATAGCTTTCCTTCTTGAGATCGACGACAGGACAAAGAGCGTTCCCGGCAATTCGGACGCCGCTGCGATAGCTTGGGGCAACCTGACGCCGGACGCGCTTGCGATACAGACTCCGGTCGTAATTCCGGATTCGGCTGAAAAACCGTATTTCGGACATGGCGATGCTTCGCACCCGGTTTCGATGCTCTACTGGAACAGCGGTTCCACTGAAAGCGGACAGATAGCAAAGATGATGACCACTACAGGCCTTGGCAAAATGGAAGCGAGCGATGTAGCCGCCGCAGGATTCACCGCCACCTCCACATATAATGCTGGAACCTGGAAGGTCATGATGAAGAGGAGCCTCGCTACGAATAATCCTGAAAAGGATACTCAGTTCGTCGCCGGCAAGTACATCCCGATAGCGTTTGCGAACTGGGACGGCTCGAACGGCGAAGCAGGCTCGAAGCACACCATGACCACATGGTACTGGCTGTTGCTCAAGCCCCAGACCGGAAGCTCGGTAGTCCTTCTTCCACTTGCAGTACTCTTGGTGCTGGTTGGCGGACAGGTCTGGATTTCCGGGCGTATGAAGAATAAGGCGTAA
- a CDS encoding cytochrome c produces the protein MIVLCCLMLAVMFGTSAMAADGKGIVDKNKCGSCHKMSGPAVKTIAEVMKRKAPDLFYAGSKFNKDWLVGYLQNPTTLRPAGTVYLNNITTEGDTDKVKGAPDKCASKLSAGDAAAAADYLMTLKDKSMKTGVAKIGDFSSARAKLLMTKDNACNACHELPKKGGGLSCPTFDGIGARLNPDWMYSFIQDPTHWDPRVWMAKGTFDDAQLQLMVNYLSSLK, from the coding sequence ATGATTGTTTTGTGCTGTCTCATGCTGGCAGTAATGTTCGGTACGTCAGCAATGGCGGCGGATGGAAAAGGCATCGTGGACAAGAACAAGTGTGGAAGCTGCCATAAAATGTCCGGCCCGGCTGTAAAGACCATCGCTGAAGTAATGAAAAGGAAAGCGCCGGATCTCTTTTATGCAGGTAGCAAGTTCAACAAGGATTGGCTGGTAGGATACCTCCAGAACCCGACCACTTTAAGGCCGGCTGGAACGGTTTACCTCAACAACATCACAACCGAAGGGGATACCGACAAGGTGAAAGGGGCGCCTGACAAATGCGCTTCCAAACTGAGCGCAGGCGACGCAGCAGCAGCTGCCGACTACCTCATGACCCTCAAGGACAAGTCGATGAAGACCGGTGTTGCGAAGATCGGTGATTTTTCATCGGCAAGGGCGAAACTCCTTATGACAAAGGATAACGCCTGCAACGCGTGCCACGAACTTCCGAAAAAGGGGGGCGGTCTTTCCTGTCCGACATTCGACGGAATCGGCGCAAGGCTGAATCCCGACTGGATGTACAGCTTCATTCAGGACCCCACACACTGGGATCCGAGGGTATGGATGGCAAAAGGGACATTTGACGATGCCCAGTTGCAGTTGATGGTCAATTACCTCTCCTCGCTTAAATAG
- a CDS encoding cytochrome c, whose translation MNRMDISRKLVIGFLFAASLFAMSAMKAEAAEKAVDNYNLHCVQCHGSAGTGKGINAPFLAVQPRNHTSDKDMSSLTDSNVFKAIKEGGIAVGKSTQMPPFGGVLTDAEINDLVKHLRAMCKCKGPA comes from the coding sequence ATGAATAGAATGGATATTTCAAGGAAATTGGTTATTGGATTTCTTTTTGCTGCTTCCCTTTTCGCCATGTCGGCTATGAAGGCAGAGGCGGCGGAAAAAGCGGTTGACAACTACAACCTCCATTGCGTGCAGTGCCACGGTTCTGCCGGAACGGGGAAGGGGATCAACGCTCCGTTTCTCGCAGTTCAGCCGAGAAACCACACAAGTGATAAGGATATGAGTTCCTTGACTGACAGCAACGTATTCAAGGCTATCAAGGAAGGCGGAATCGCAGTCGGTAAATCGACCCAGATGCCACCGTTCGGAGGCGTTTTGACCGATGCTGAGATCAATGATCTTGTAAAGCATCTGCGCGCCATGTGCAAATGCAAAGGACCAGCTTAA
- a CDS encoding cytochrome b N-terminal domain-containing protein, with translation MTKQIFDLNKKELWESVKPKKMTFRHYFGGFALLLLISQLVTGLYMIFYYEPSLRETYKTVQYFDNVAFLGALTRNIHRYGAFFLTLAVAIHLWRGYMRRDYQGGRKWNWITGVLLSLIIVAFLISGTILPWEWKGYWMMEMFNNWLKTIPIFGTTFYDFFMQSYTPTRNFVIHDIVLPLLTYILLQIHCLSRLRKRGYGDFFLRQTVATIPLIIAIIAYSVAFPVPTEDPEMIPFPMDGQYIPAPEWFFVTFLLPYWYFPPREWSLYLFWVPFIILVVFFLLPYLNKRKKKDELEKIPEKRRIWMGKAYTWAGIIGGALFVFTLLWGSVDSPWMGCNSCHNVSMGDRMGIPPVTYKDVERNPLLLDNRWMMRHWYEPQVVW, from the coding sequence TTGACGAAACAAATATTTGACTTGAACAAAAAGGAACTATGGGAAAGCGTTAAACCAAAAAAAATGACCTTCCGCCACTACTTTGGCGGATTCGCACTTCTCCTCCTCATATCACAGCTGGTTACAGGGCTTTATATGATCTTCTATTACGAGCCATCGCTTCGTGAGACCTATAAAACGGTACAGTATTTCGACAATGTCGCCTTCCTCGGAGCCCTTACGAGGAACATTCATCGTTATGGAGCCTTTTTCCTGACATTGGCGGTAGCTATACACCTTTGGCGCGGGTACATGAGGCGCGACTATCAGGGGGGGAGGAAATGGAACTGGATAACAGGCGTTTTGCTGAGTCTTATAATAGTGGCGTTTCTCATTAGCGGAACGATATTGCCCTGGGAATGGAAGGGCTACTGGATGATGGAGATGTTCAATAACTGGCTCAAGACTATCCCTATCTTCGGCACGACTTTCTACGATTTTTTCATGCAGAGCTATACCCCGACGCGTAACTTTGTAATTCACGATATCGTTCTCCCGTTACTGACCTATATCCTCCTGCAGATCCACTGCCTTTCCAGACTACGAAAGAGAGGATACGGAGATTTCTTTTTACGACAAACGGTTGCGACGATCCCGCTGATTATAGCGATAATCGCGTACAGCGTTGCGTTTCCGGTTCCAACAGAGGATCCGGAAATGATCCCTTTTCCGATGGATGGACAGTACATACCTGCTCCTGAATGGTTTTTCGTCACTTTCCTTTTGCCGTACTGGTATTTCCCTCCGCGCGAATGGTCGCTCTATCTGTTTTGGGTCCCATTTATCATCCTTGTAGTATTCTTCCTTCTGCCGTATCTGAATAAAAGGAAGAAAAAGGATGAGCTGGAGAAAATTCCCGAAAAGAGAAGGATATGGATGGGGAAAGCCTACACTTGGGCCGGCATTATTGGGGGAGCGCTATTTGTATTTACGTTGCTTTGGGGGAGCGTCGATTCCCCCTGGATGGGGTGTAACAGCTGCCACAATGTTTCCATGGGGGACAGGATGGGAATACCCCCTGTAACCTATAAGGATGTGGAGCGAAACCCGCTTCTTCTTGATAACCGCTGGATGATGAGGCACTGGTATGAACCGCAAGTTGTTTGGTAA
- a CDS encoding c-type cytochrome, whose amino-acid sequence MRKVTKLVFLMFLALSVGALVATDADAREKKSAADLEKAKKEGDASQAEADKARESFGREADEYNIESFETKTDKKGSSASTYGVAGFDYLTGVGKVASDPDKIGADLPAALGGGKLKAKLDTPLKKMMSKRFKNKWTGQLGDTESGLTEKSGVTEVWFRSDSSSELGAGYNDWVNQWNDITRPNTNGVTLVAGADPDQGAHWFSVYCVHCHGWTGKGDGPTAAPLDPRPRNLTNGKYSNFISNVDMFQVIKGGGAARNLSEAMPPWGNIMQDQDIWNTVAFIRSLADKPAFAPDPSDVTAANAKDSDEFKEMNEMLELAGAMAGRGGAMKGGYDSIGGGRFSSKKVGIGGVKTSGHGGGTANTGDWALDK is encoded by the coding sequence ATGAGGAAAGTCACGAAACTTGTTTTCTTGATGTTTCTGGCTCTTTCCGTAGGTGCGCTTGTCGCAACCGATGCGGATGCCAGGGAGAAGAAATCAGCGGCTGATTTGGAAAAGGCCAAAAAAGAGGGTGATGCCTCTCAGGCTGAAGCCGACAAAGCCCGCGAATCATTCGGTCGCGAAGCAGACGAGTACAATATTGAGTCTTTCGAGACCAAGACCGACAAGAAGGGTTCCAGTGCGTCAACATACGGCGTTGCCGGGTTCGACTATCTTACAGGTGTAGGTAAAGTTGCATCTGACCCTGACAAAATCGGCGCAGATCTTCCAGCTGCTCTCGGCGGCGGAAAGCTCAAAGCAAAGCTAGACACACCTTTGAAAAAAATGATGTCAAAGCGCTTTAAGAACAAATGGACTGGCCAGCTTGGCGACACTGAATCTGGTCTTACAGAGAAATCAGGTGTTACCGAGGTTTGGTTCCGATCTGACAGCTCTTCCGAGCTTGGTGCAGGTTACAACGACTGGGTTAACCAGTGGAACGACATCACAAGGCCTAATACCAACGGTGTAACACTTGTTGCGGGTGCAGACCCGGATCAGGGCGCTCACTGGTTCTCGGTATACTGCGTCCATTGCCATGGCTGGACCGGTAAAGGTGACGGCCCAACGGCTGCTCCTCTTGATCCCCGCCCAAGGAACCTGACAAACGGTAAATACTCAAACTTCATTTCTAACGTAGATATGTTCCAGGTAATCAAAGGCGGCGGCGCTGCAAGGAACCTTTCGGAAGCTATGCCTCCTTGGGGTAACATCATGCAGGATCAGGATATTTGGAACACAGTTGCATTTATCAGGTCCCTTGCTGATAAACCTGCATTTGCTCCGGATCCAAGCGACGTAACAGCCGCTAACGCAAAGGACAGCGATGAGTTCAAGGAAATGAACGAAATGCTCGAACTTGCCGGCGCAATGGCTGGACGCGGTGGCGCAATGAAAGGTGGATACGACTCAATCGGTGGCGGACGCTTCTCTTCAAAGAAAGTCGGTATCGGCGGTGTTAAAACCTCCGGTCACGGCGGCGGTACTGCAAACACTGGTGACTGGGCTCTCGACAAGTAA
- a CDS encoding ABC transporter ATP-binding protein codes for MIEVEKLTKTYGEARGINDVSFNVEKGEIVGFLGPNGAGKTTTMRILTCFMPATSGTARIAGYDVFEDSLSVRRKIGYLPETVPLYTDMQVPDYLRFVAGLKGIPWKSISMRVAEVMEQVGLTHMAHKFIGELSKGYRQRVGLAQALLNDPEVLILDEPTIGLDPRQIIEIRSLIGELGKQRTIILSSHILPEVSMLCQRVIIIDEGRIKAMDTPDNLTSQMHAATRVQTRIAGPQEKVLDALRKLGGVKVAQMLSGGPGITNNYVVEFNNGFEGAHLIAKLTAEQKWDLYELSPMKMSLEDIFIHIVTEEGGKQ; via the coding sequence ATGATTGAAGTAGAAAAGCTAACAAAAACCTACGGCGAGGCGCGGGGGATAAACGATGTCTCCTTTAATGTCGAAAAGGGTGAGATTGTCGGCTTTCTTGGACCAAACGGAGCCGGGAAGACAACGACAATGCGAATCCTTACATGTTTTATGCCTGCCACAAGCGGTACGGCCCGCATTGCGGGTTACGATGTTTTCGAGGACTCCCTGAGCGTAAGGCGGAAGATAGGGTATCTGCCGGAAACGGTTCCTCTCTACACGGACATGCAGGTGCCCGACTACCTCCGGTTTGTCGCCGGTTTGAAGGGGATTCCCTGGAAAAGCATAAGTATGCGCGTTGCTGAGGTAATGGAGCAGGTAGGATTAACCCATATGGCTCACAAATTCATCGGTGAGCTTTCCAAGGGGTATCGGCAGAGGGTAGGCCTGGCACAGGCGCTTCTGAACGACCCGGAAGTGCTGATACTCGATGAGCCGACCATTGGCCTTGATCCAAGGCAGATCATTGAAATCCGTTCACTGATAGGTGAACTGGGTAAACAGAGGACGATCATATTAAGCAGTCATATTCTCCCCGAGGTTAGCATGCTTTGCCAGAGGGTTATTATCATAGATGAAGGTCGCATCAAGGCGATGGATACGCCGGACAACCTGACATCACAGATGCACGCGGCAACAAGGGTGCAGACGAGGATTGCCGGTCCGCAAGAGAAAGTATTGGACGCCCTCAGGAAGCTGGGAGGCGTAAAGGTTGCCCAAATGTTAAGCGGAGGACCGGGAATAACCAACAACTATGTTGTCGAATTCAATAACGGCTTCGAGGGGGCCCATCTGATTGCAAAGCTGACAGCCGAGCAGAAGTGGGATCTCTACGAGCTTTCACCAATGAAAATGAGCCTTGAGGATATATTCATCCATATAGTCACTGAAGAAGGGGGGAAGCAGTGA
- a CDS encoding ABC transporter permease, whose product MRNFFFILMKEIRSYFNSPIAFVVITIFSILTGYYFYNIFASFSTLSFQAQTDPMVANQYGALNVTEFVIRPFIGTLSGVMLIMLPMLTMRVFSEEKKAGTIELLLTFPVKDIEAIMGKFMGCMGIFMIMLVLSFPSILLVEFFGDPEWGVIITGYIGLILMGSAFISLGVFMSTLTENQIIAAVLTFSALMIFYVVSYSTSLVGESLSRILEYLSFNYHIANFAKGVIDTSDVVYYILFTFFFLFLSMRSLESKRWRA is encoded by the coding sequence GTGAGAAACTTCTTTTTCATACTCATGAAGGAGATCAGATCGTATTTCAATTCTCCGATAGCCTTTGTGGTGATCACCATTTTTTCGATACTCACAGGGTACTACTTCTACAACATTTTCGCGTCATTCAGCACATTGAGTTTTCAGGCGCAGACAGATCCGATGGTGGCAAATCAGTATGGGGCGCTGAACGTAACGGAATTTGTTATCCGGCCGTTCATCGGCACATTGAGCGGGGTCATGCTGATCATGTTGCCGATGCTTACCATGCGTGTTTTCTCGGAGGAGAAAAAGGCGGGAACGATTGAGCTACTCCTCACATTCCCGGTGAAGGATATTGAGGCGATAATGGGGAAATTCATGGGTTGCATGGGGATCTTCATGATAATGCTGGTTCTTTCATTCCCAAGCATTTTGCTGGTCGAGTTCTTTGGTGATCCGGAATGGGGTGTGATAATCACCGGGTATATCGGTCTTATACTGATGGGTTCGGCTTTCATTTCCCTTGGCGTTTTCATGTCTACTCTCACGGAAAACCAGATAATCGCCGCTGTGCTTACATTCTCGGCGCTGATGATCTTCTACGTGGTCAGTTATTCGACCAGCCTGGTTGGCGAGAGCTTGAGCAGAATACTTGAGTACCTGTCGTTCAATTACCACATTGCGAATTTCGCAAAAGGGGTAATCGATACTTCAGACGTCGTCTACTATATCCTGTTCACCTTTTTCTTCCTTTTCCTCAGCATGCGTTCGCTTGAATCGAAAAGGTGGAGGGCATAA